In Pongo pygmaeus isolate AG05252 chromosome 19, NHGRI_mPonPyg2-v2.0_pri, whole genome shotgun sequence, the genomic stretch CAATTTCTCGAAGCCAAATCTGGTACTCAGGCTGGCCCATCCCATAACTTAATTTGGGATCCTGGGGTCACAACGTTTATGGCTACCTTAGGATAGGGGCATCTGAATGAATGATTTAGGGGTTGTAGAGGAAACCAGACTGGTTTGGGGCCAATTGTTTTGTTTCCACCTGCTGCTGGATTTAGAAGGCTGGGAGGAGGAAGGACAGGTGTGTTTTCCCAAGACTTTATGCCAGCCCCACTCCTCCAGGTGCCTCTTTTGTCTTCCTGGTTGTAGGGGAGTTAGACCCCAGGAACTTGGTAAGTCCCCTCCTCCTTTACCCCCATCGCTGCCCCCAGGGACAGGAGGGCAGCTGTGCGGCCGGCTAGGCCTgtctgggcagggctggggccaCCCCTCCTCCCCATGCAGCTCCTCCCGCTGACCTGCATTCTTAGCAGGGGCCTTTGGTGGGGCTCTAACGCTTGCTTGCTTGCTGGAAATGCTTCCTGGCTggcctgccccccacccccccccatgACGGAACTCAAGGCCACCTCTGACCCCCTCAGATGGGGTGCCTTGCAGGAGGATCGTGGAGGGCCCAGGAAGGGGTTAGGGAAATCAGAACATCTGGGCTGGCTCTCTGGGTTCCCCTCGTGGGATGTGGAAGTAGAATCTACTCCTACCCTCTAGGGTGGGtgaatgaaataagaaatgaGAAAGTGACAGAGAAGACAGCCTGGGAACTGCAACCTGGGGGTGCGCTGtggcctctctctgcctctcctcctgCCTGTTTCCGCCCCACAGTGGGAAGCCGGGGAACTGCAGGAGATGAACCCGCTTTCCTGCAAGCTGCTTCAGGTGCCCGGATTTCTCAGCACACAGCCTCGATGTTTGCTTCTGGAATTACATTAATTGGCAACCTCACAACCCCTCCCCAATATTGTATCAGAAACAGCCTTCACCTTCCCATTAATCCTAGAGTGACTGACTGCCAGCACCCTAGCAGAGTAGGCTTGAAAGAAAACGAAACTCCACTAAAACAGTtagaattgtttgttttcttttcttttctttctttctttctttttttttttttttgagacagagtttcgttcttgttgcccaggctggagtgcaatggcgcgatctcagctcaccgcaacctccgcctctcaggttcaatcgattctcctgcctcagccttcccaagttgctgggattgcaggcatgtgccaccacgcctggctaattttgtatttttagtagagatggggtttctccatgtgagccagactggtctcgaattcccaacctcaggggatccgcccacctcggcctcccaaagtgctaggattacaggcgtgagccaccgcacccggcccactgTTAGAATTGTTAAGCAAATACAGTAAAGTCAGAGGATACAAggtcaatgtacaaaagtcaatagtgttcctatacactaataataaactatacaaaaaagaaatcaagaaaatagtcccatttacaatagctaccaaaataataaaatatttaggaataaatttaaccaaagaggtgaaagatctgtactcTGAAAATaagacattgatgaaagaaactgaagaagacacaaagaCATGGAAAGATATTTCCTGCTCACGGATTGGAAGAATTACTATTGCTAAAATATGCATACTACTCAAAGccatctatagattcagtgcaaccCCTGGAAGCAGATAACCTGCAGCATTTCCCCTCCCTCCATTCTGTAGGGCTCCACAGAGCAAAAGGGTGTAAGATGCATTTGTCTTAATGATGGCTATGGAGAGATGGTTTGTAGagaaaaatgaactgaaaatCAAAACATTTGTGATCAGAGTGTACCTCCACATGACTGTGTGTCACCTTTGGCCAAGACTTCTTTGTGGTTTCAGTTTCACCACAGGTAAAGGCACCAAATCTTTGAACTAGAaagttctaaattttcttttaaagagatcTTCCTATGGGTTTGAGCACTATCGGACAGACTGGCCCTCTGGGATCAGATGGGTTTTGTGCACATgttcccttatttatttattttaagacacagggtcttgttctgtcaccgcggctggagtgcagtggtgtgatcttggctcactgcagcctcgacctctctggctcaagtgatcctcccacctcagccttccgaggagctgggactagaggcacacaccaccatgcccagctaattttaaaatattttctgtagaggcgaggtcttgctatgttacccaggctggtcttgaactcctgggttcaagcgatcctcccactaccgcctcccagagtgctgggattacaggggcgaaGCCCCCGTACCCAGCCTCCACCACTCTCGTATTCTGTATCTTATTCCCCTGGGCGCCTCCAGCCTGGGATTGAGCCTCTGGGATTCAAACCAGGAGTCAAGTATCTGAGGTTCTTCCTTAATCTCCAGATGTCCCAACAGTCCCTTTCTCTGACAAAGTCTCCCTTTTCACGCAGGATCCTTTCCACCCCCAGCTCCAGCTGCCCGCAGTGACTCCGTGGGGTTAGCAGCCTTTGTCAGGCCTGAAATGGGCGCCTGGGTAGGACAGGGAGCCAGGTGGGACTCGCAAGGCCGCTCCGCTCTGGGAAGTGGTGCAGGCGCGCACTCTGGTGGAAAACGGCGGAGCAGCAGGCTCCGTTCCGGCTCCTACCCCGAGGCCGAAGGCCTTCCAGGTCACCCGGGAGTCTCCGCCCAATGGGGCGGCCCTGGCCAGAAGCGGAGGAGGTGGCACCCGGGACCGAGCTGGGGTCTTGGAGGGAGAGAGGGTGAGGGGAATACAGTATTGGGGGTGAGAGAAGGGTTGGACAGAAGAGGGTTGGGTATCTGGACATGCGCAGGGCCGCGGGACTCTTGGTGGGGTAGCGAGGGGGACGGTCCCACGACTGCTCCGAAGGGCTGGGACTCCCAGTGGGGGCGGGACCCTCGGAGTGCCCGCCTGCGGACTCCCAAGCCTGGAGCCTGGGGAGAGGGTGGGCACCTCCGTTCCCGCACACCCGTGCATGGTGTGTGCGCCAAGCGTCCAGGAGCCACAGCGGTGTCTTCCCTGCGCGTCTTTTACACGTGTGGGGGTAGGCGGCTCCTCGGGGCTGAGCCGTGGCCAGGGTTATGGAGAGGCCCGCCTCTCCCCAGATGGCATCGTCGAGCCCTGACTCCCCATGTTCCTGCGACTGCTTTGTCTCCGTGCCCCCGGCCTCAGCCATCCCGGCTGTGATCTTTGCCAAGAACTCGGACCGACCCCGGAACGAGGTGCAGGAGGTGGTGTTTGTCCCCGCAGGCACTCACACTCCTGGGAGCCGGCTCCAGGTGGGTTAGACTTTATGGGGTGCTGGGAGGTGTGGCAGATCTCTGCATTCTTTTAAGACCTTCTTCCCTGCTCCCCACACCTGAGAGGCTGCCAGAAGTAGTGGAAGTGCATGAGCTTTAGGTCTACCAACCTGGCCTGAGCCCATTATGTAGCCTCAgtctacctcagtttcctcttctgtcaaATGGGAATGAGACCTTCCTCAAACGGATCTATAAGGTGATTGGCAGAGTGCCAGCACTTGAGGGGCCGCCCCTCTATGAGTGGAcgctttctttctcctccctcaccTCCAGTGCACCTACATTGAAGTGGAACAGGTGTCGAAGACGCACGCTGTGATTCTGAGCCGTCCTTCTTGGCTATGGGGGGCTGAGATGGGCGCCAACGAGCATGGTGTCTGCATTGGCAACGAGGCTGTGTGGACGAAGGAGCCAGTTGGGGAGGGGGAAGCCCTGCTGGGCATGGACCTACTCAGGTGCAGACCCTGCCCTTCCTCATCTGCCTGACACACCAGAAATCTGGGGGCTGAGTTTTGACCTGGGCCCAtccatccctcccccagcctggttCACAGGGGCCTCCTCCTCTCTGCAGACTTTGCCCTTGTGCCTTCGTGAGGAAGGCTGCAGCAGCAGCCACCTTTGGGCCTCTCCTGGCCCAGAAATAGAGCAGTGGttatttattttcagttgaaATCTCACGTAGAGTCCCGATTTATAAAGCCAGTAATAGTGGATGGAGCAGCTGTGGGTGGAGAGAGGTTGGGGGCTCAGGACACTTCTCTCTCTGAAACTGTGTTTCAGGCCTTTTCATGGAATCCTCAAAGCATAGCACATGGAACCAGAGCATTGAAAGCCAGTGGCATAATTGCGTTTGATACGATCAGTGCCAGCAGatttgctgtgtgacttgggcCTATCACCAAACCTCTCCGGGCCTCTTCTGTCCCCTGGAACTTCTGCCACCAGTCATTGATCCCTCTGTCACCCTTCTGTCCCTTGGCCCTGTCTCTTGCCAGGCTGGCTTTGGAACGGAGCAGCTCTGCCCAGGAGGCCTTGCATGTGATCACAAGGTTACTGGAGCGCTATGGGCAGGGGGGCAGCTGCCTGGAGGACCCTGCATCATTCTCCTACCATAGCACCTTCCTGCTGGCTGACCGCACTGAGGCATGGGTGCTGGAGACAGCTGGGAGGCTCTGGGCTGCACAGAGGATCCAGGGTGAGGTGTTCCCTTTCTGCCAGCTTTGGAAAGTGGGAGAGATGGTAGGGGCAGGGAGGGGCCCGATCCAGGTGCAAGCCTGTCGGGACATCCAGGGAGATGGGAGATGAGCCCACTTGGGaattctcctcccctccccttcactTGGTTAAGTTTTCCTTGTGCTATAGCCTGTTgcttcctctgggaagccttcctggaCTTCCCTGGGTGGTCAGGTTTCCTGCTTATATGCAAGCAGGTACTTCTTTCTCATCGCATGCAACACAGTTGCATGTTTACATTTATCTCTGTGATTATTTTGTCTGCCTCCCCCACCACACCGTAGGCTCCATGAGGGTAGGTCGTTCTCTTCTCCACCATGTTCTCAGCACCtcgcccagtgcctggcatagaatAGATGCTCAATGGTAAATGAACCACTCCCCCATCTCCTCCACAGAGGGGGCCCGCAACATCTCCAACCAGCTGAGCATTGGCACAGACATCTCGGCCCAACACCCGGAGCTGCGGATTCATGCCCAGGCCAAGGGCTGGTGGGATGGGCAGGGCGCCTTTGACTTTGCTCAGGTCTTCTCCCTGACCCAGCAGCCTGCGCGCATGGAGGCTGCCAAGGCCCGCTTCCAGGCAGGGCGGGAGCTGCTGCGGCAACGGCAAGGTTAGCGAGCggtggagggggctgggggccAGGAGGGCCACAGCAGTGCCAGCCACTCTCCCCTTCCACAGCTTCCTCCTCTACTCCTTGGCAGGGGGCATCACGGCAGAGGTGATGATGGGCATCCTCAGGGACAAGGAGAGTGGTATCTGTATGGACTCGGGAGGCTTTCGCACCACGGCCAGCATGGTGTCTGTCCTGCCCCAGGATCCCACGCAGCCCTGTGTGCACTTTCTTACCGCCACGCCAGACCCATCCAGGTGGGAAGAATGAGGGTGGGGAAGGCTGGGGAGAAGAGAGGATCTGATATATCTCCGTCCTTCCATCTGTGCCCCTCTAGGTCTGTGTTCAAACCTTTCATCTTCGGGGTGGGGGTGGCCCAGGCCCCCCAGGTGCTGTCCCCCACTTTTGGAGCACAGGACCCTGTTCGGACCCTGCCCCGATTCCAGACTCAGGTAGATCGTCGGCATACCCTCTACCGTGGACACCAGGAAGCCCTGGGGCTGATGGAGAGTGATCAGGTATCCCCCAGGGAATAGGGGCTATCCTGAGGGGATGATAGACCTCCCTCACTCCCAGTGGGACTCTGGAAATATGAGGGAACCTGGGAGTGGAAGAGATTTCAGAGCTGGGGAGAGGAGTTCCtcccttcaaagccagcaactgCCTTTGGGGAATGTCGGGGGgtctctcctttctcctgcttGTGTGAGGTGGTACACAGTCCCCCCTTCACCTGGCGGGAAGCCTGTCCTGGACAGATTCATCTCAGCTTTCCCTTGGGGCAGGATCGGGGGCAGCAGCTCCAGCAGAAACAGCGGGATCTGGAGCAGGAAGGCCTCGAGGCCACACAGGGGCTGCTGGCCGGCGAGTGGGCCCCACCCCTCCGGGAGCTGGGCAGCCTCTTCCAGGCCTTCGTGAAGAGGGAGAGCCAGGCTTACGCGTAAGCTTCATAGCTTCTGCTGGCCTGGGGTGGACCCAGGACCCCTGGGGCCAACTGCCCTGAGTGGTGGTGAAGTTGGAGCAATCCCTTCACGCTCCTTGGCCATGTTCTGAGCGGCCAGCTTGGCCTTTGCCTTAATAAATgtgctttattttctcttcagtGAACTTTATCCCAGGACCAGTGCGGGTGGGAGAGCCAAATGAGGCCCAAAGGCAGCTGTGGGCTGGCTGCGGGGCCTGTGGTTGTGTACTCATTCCTATGAGTGGGTGAGTGATGGGGACTAGGCAGGAGGACAGGGAGGGGACAGAAGCTGGCTGCTGTTGGGGATGACTAGGACCACAGCTCCTTGGTCCTTGGCTTGGACCAGGGAAGGGCACTCCCTAGGGGTGGCAGTGAGATGGCATCTTCCATGAGGTGGTGCCCGCTTCCTGCCCATGTGGGAGCCAGGAAGCCAGCGGGGGGCCTGAGGCATGCCTGCCCTGTGGGTAGCTCCCAAAAGATTCCAAACTCACTCTTTAGAATCAGGTGGCTCACTGGGCTCTGTATTTTGTTTCCTGGAGCTTTCACTGGTTGCTTCCCCTGAGATACCCCAAGTGACATGAAAAGCATACTCAGGGCCTAGAGACACTTTACTGGGGATGGGCCTCTGTCACAGGTCAGAGGTCTGAGAAGGGGGGCAggccccactcctctccactagtAGAGAAAGGTCGACAGAGAATCATTTCTTGCTTCTCTTGGCCGTAGTTTTGGTTGTGCTGGGGGCCTCAGCCACAGAGGCCTTGGGGGCTGTGGCTGCTCgtgcctccttccttccccagagAGAGCTTTGGTGGCCCCTGGGAATCAGACTGCATGGTTTCTTGGTGGGAAAGGAGGCCTGGGGTGAGGAGACGGCCTCAGGGACTGTCTCCTCCCCTTGCCCAGGAGTGGCAGAAGGGCTGCTGTCCCCAGCCATGGGCACCCTAGGTAGCAAGGGCAAGTCGGTGAGGGTGGGCTGCATCTCCATCCTCAGCAGGTGCTCTGTCAGGGCCGCCTGTTGCCGGTGCTCCCTGTGCCTGCTCAGCTCCTGCTCCAGCTCCTTGAGGAAGCCTGTGAGGGGCCAGGGGGTGGAGGGTACAGGGTGGGTGGAGCCCTGGGCTCGGCAGGAGGGTCCCTGGGCTCAGGGAAGTCTCTGGCTGGCCCCTTGTCCCTCGTGGGAAGGAGCCTGAGGCTGGGGCCCAGGACTGACACCTGGCTCTGGCCCAGATGTTGATCTGAACTTGGGGCTCCCCTCCCCAGACTCCACTGCCATCTTAGCTTCCCTCATGTCCCACAGGGCAGAGGTGGGCTCTGGGGAGGCTGAAAGCCTTGGAAAGCAGGGTCACCTCGTTCTGAGCAGAATGGGCCACTCAGCTCTGGGAACTCCTCATCGCTTGAGGCTTCATCCTCCTCATCCGAAATCCAGCGCTCCATCACAGGCTGCCCGTCCAGGTCCAGGAGAAGTGGCAGGGCTTCTGTCACCAGCTCGCTGCAGAGCAGAAGGAGCAGAGGTTACCCAGGAGGGCACCCTGGCGTGGAGGATGCAAAGACACGCACCACAGCACCCACACCCggaggggtggtggctcacgagCTAGGTAGGAGGTGGGGGAGAAGGTGTCATGGACAGTGACCCCAGGTTTGCAGGCTGAGAGGGGCCTGGGCTGAGTTAGCAGGTGGAGCTCAGCCATGACttttcttcccaccctccactcctTACCGGTAGCCATCCTGGTTGGTGCAGCTGTTTCCAGACAGGTTGAGGATGAGAAGGCTCTGGGGGAACTCATCTGCACACGGCAAAGAGAGAGGAAATGGGGTtctcacttgatcttagccaaaagaccATGAAGCGATGGGAATGGGGTTCTCATACCCACTTTCTAGTCCAAAGCCAGTACCTCTAGGCACAACCCTTTGAACTCCCTTGAGGATGAAATGTGGACCTGCGGGGGCATGGCTAATAGAAGCACAGGCAGATGGGTGCAGAGGGGAGGGCAAGCCCCACAGGGGATGTGTTTGTTGAGCCAGGGCAAGTGGGTTCCTACCCAGCTTCAACGTTTCTATCAGGTTCTCAGAAAGGTCCAGAAACTGGAGgcatgggaggtcgaggaggTTTTCCACCTGCCTGATTTGGTTTCCTGCCAGAGATAGGAAGCTGTAGGAGAAGGAAGGGGTACAGAGGCAGAGCTGAATCATGGAACAGCTGGAGGAAAAGAGGAGGGCACCTGACACCGGGGCCCCTAGGCTAGGCAGCTGATGACCAGTGGGGACACATGGCCTTCTGGGGTGAGGCAATAGATCTAGGCTTGTTGGTCCTTGACTGACAAGGACCCAGGCTTGGAGAAATCTGAACCAGTTCTTTGGGGTATGGCTAGGTTCCCCCGACCCCTCTTCCCCTGCCTGAGCCCTGCCACCACATACCGCAAGGAGGGGATGCAAGCCAGGTTCTCAATTTGCTGGATCTTATTCTGCAAGAAGAAACCGAAGTGGGGAAACCAAGCTGAGATCAGATGCGTCGGGGGCCCTTTACAGGGACAGAGCCCCAAGACCATGTCTACTCCTGCAGCTGGAGATCTGGCACTTTGGGAATGATCACCCCACTCCTTGAACAGGTTGCCACTACCTTAAGAAAgatgattttctttctccatgtgGATGGTTAAGGGTGTAAACCTGGGGTATCTAAACCTGACTAAGTATACTCTTCTGATTCCACAACCAAAGAGTGGCCTGGGAATCAGCAAAGGAAAGCAAGAAGCCACCAGGAAAATGGAAAGGGCCTTGGTGGTGGCTTGCATACACAGAGAGAACAATGAGCATACAGGAACTTGATGGGGAAAGTTTCTATGGGGAAAGTTGAAGCGAGCTGGGAATATTCAACCAGGGAAAGGCTGAAGATCaaccaaccaccaccaccaccaccaaacagCCTTCAAGTAGGATCTGAATGATGTAGAGGAATCTTCATAGTTTCCTCTTCTTCAAAACAGGAAATGGGCTGGAGCTATTTAACATGAAAGATTTAGAGTAGATGCCAAGAAGAACTTCTAGATCAAGAGAAGTGCCTAAAGAACAGTGGAGGGAGCACAGGTCATGTTCAGGATCTATTTTGAGGGAATTAGTCTTTCAATTCAGGACCCTATGTCATTCATCTGGGAATGGTTTAAATGAAGGTCTGCCTGCCTGAACACCAGGGAATGGGCAAGATGACCTGGTTGGCTCCTTTCAGACGAGACAGATTAGGTCCACAGGGgtcaaggggaggggaagggtggAGAAAGAAGTTACCCCTTGCAGATAGAGACTGTGAAGATTCTGGAGGCCTTCTAAGTTCCTGATAGTAGTAATCCCCTCCCGGTCCAGGCGGACAGTCTGCAGTACATCAAGAGTGTGAAACCTGGGAGAAGAGTCAGTAAGGGTGGTGTTAGAGCACCACTCATGTGGTCTCTTAGCAGGGAggatgggagagagggaggagggaaggggtttCAAGGAGCGGTAGTTGACAGTGATTTTAATCAGATGTGAGAAACATCTTGACATCTTGAGGTGGTGTCTAGATCATGAAACTAGCTTGACTTGCAGACTTGTATCTCTATTGTTAGCACTGGGAAGGGTGAGAGAGAGGAGTAAGGGCCCTCTGGGAAATTGGGGATGGCAGCTTATGGTTCCTGGAGAGATTCAGAGGCAAGAGAAACCTTCCTCTGGCCAGCTTGGATGGTGGAGGCAGGGGTGGGACAGAGGTGAGACACTGCAGAAAGATCCTTCCTCACCTTCCTTTTGAGTGGTTCATGGAGGAAAAAGCACTTGTTCCAtgcacccattcattcattccacaacatTGCTGAGTGCCTACTAGAGACAAATGACAGAGTCTATGCCCACCACTATTAAAGAAGCAGGgcaggctggccatggtggcttaccctgtactcccagcactttgggaggccgaggcaggaggatcgcttgagcccaggaggttgaggctgcagtgtgccatgattatgccactgcacttcagcctgggtgacagagcaagaccctatgtcatttaaaaaaaaaaaaagaggctgggcgaggtggctcacgcctgtaatcccagcactttgggaggtcgagacgggtggattgcttgaggtcaggagttcaagaccatggcgaaaccccatctctactaaaaatacaaaaaaattagccggctgtggtggcgcacacctgtagtcccagctactcaggaggctgaggctggagaatcgcttcaacccaggaggcagacgttgcagtgcgccaagatcatgccattgcactccagcctgcgcaacagagtgagactccgtctcaaaaaaaaaaaaaaaaaaaaagaggaagaaggccAAACATCTATGACAGGTGGATAACAGAGGCAAGTAcaggggaaaggaagaagaaggaggagaaggaggaggaagaagggaaagaaggagaaagaataacgaagaggaagaagaaagaaagaaagaagaacaagGCCAAGCATCTCTGACAAGTGGATAACAGAAGCAAGTACAGGGGACAAAGGGAGTACATAGGCTGTGCACTAAGTTCAGAGTAGGAGGAATCAGGGAATGCTTCCTAGAGGAGGTGACAGATGAGTAGGCATTAGCCATGAAGGTAGGGGGATACGGGGAGAAGGCATTTCAAGCAGAAGGAATAGTATGTGCTAATACAGCCCTTCCGAAACTCCGatatgcccatgcagattctaattcagtAGATCGGGCGGAGGGGCTGAGATGCTCCACTTCTAACAAGCCCCCTGTGATGCCAATGCTGCTGCCCTACCCCTGCACCCCCTCCCGCCCACACATACTCTGAGTAGTAAGGTACTAAGGTGTGAGTACACAGTGTGGGAAATTGTACACTTGTGGAGAGTGGCCAGAAATAAGGCTGAAAAACAGAAGTCAACTCATGCTTAGGCATTGGGATTTATTTGGGAGGAAGTTTCTATCAGTGAGTGCCTGATTAGATTTGTTATTTAAAAGGATCActttggctactcaggaggctgaagtaggaggattgtttgaggagttcaagactagtctggccaacacagcaagaccccatctctaaaaagtaattaaaaatattttactttttgtttgtttgttttagatatagggtctcaccctgttgcccaggctggcgtacaatggcatgatcatagcttactgcagccacaggtacctgggttcaagtgatcctcctgcctcagccacctaggactacaggtgtgcaccaccatgctcagctagtttatttttatttttagagataggattctgtctctattgcccaggctggtctcaaactcctgggctcaagtgatcctcctgcctcagcctcccaaagtgctgggtgtatAGGAGAGAGGTGAACACGGCCTTATCTAAGACAGTTGAGTGAggatggtgaaaaagaaatggaattatttttaagaaggGAAAATCAACCGGGCATTACCACTGACTGGATGTGTGGAGTAAGTAAGGACAG encodes the following:
- the LRRC46 gene encoding leucine-rich repeat-containing protein 46 isoform X2 translates to MRNCQRRCECMGEKRFHTLDVLQTVRLDREGITTIRNLEGLQNLHSLYLQGNKIQQIENLACIPSLRFLSLAGNQIRQVENLLDLPCLQFLDLSENLIETLKLDEFPQSLLILNLSGNSCTNQDGYRELVTEALPLLLDLDGQPVMERWISDEEDEASSDEEFPELSGPFCSERGFLKELEQELSRHREHRQQAALTEHLLRMEMQPTLTDLPLLPRVPMAGDSSPSATPGQGEETVPEAVSSPQASFPTKKPCSLIPRGHQSSLWGRKEARAATAPKASVAEAPSTTKTTAKRSKK
- the SCRN2 gene encoding secernin-2 isoform X3, which gives rise to MASSSPDSPCSCDCFVSVPPASAIPAVIFAKNSDRPRNEVQEVVFVPAGTHTPGSRLQCTYIEVEQVSKTHAVILSRPSWLWGAEMGANEHGVCIGNEAVWTKEPVGEGEALLGMDLLRLALERSSSAQEALHVITRLLERYGQGGSCLEDPASFSYHSTFLLADRTEAWVLETAGRLWAAQRIQEGARNISNQLSIGTDISAQHPELRIHAQAKGWWDGQGAFDFAQVFSLTQQPARMEAAKARFQAGRELLRQRQGGITAEVMMGILRDKESGICMDSGGFRTTASMVSVLPQDPTQPCVHFLTATPDPSRSVFKPFIFGVGVAQAPQVLSPTFGAQDPVRTLPRFQTQVDRRHTLYRGHQEALGLMESDQDRGQQLQQKQRDLEQEGLEATQGLLAGEWAPPLRELGSLFQAFVKRESQAYA
- the SCRN2 gene encoding secernin-2 isoform X2, which gives rise to MERPASPQMASSSPDSPCSCDCFVSVPPASAIPAVIFAKNSDRPRNEVQEVVFVPAGTHTPGSRLQCTYIEVEQVSKTHAVILSRPSWLWGAEMGANEHGVCIGNEAVWTKEPVGEGEALLGMDLLRLALERSSSAQEALHVITRLLERYGQGGSCLEDPASFSYHSTFLLADRTEAWVLETAGRLWAAQRIQEGARNISNQLSIGTDISAQHPELRIHAQAKGWWDGQGAFDFAQVFSLTQQPARMEAAKARFQAGRELLRQRQGGITAEVMMGILRDKESGICMDSGGFRTTASMVSVLPQDPTQPCVHFLTATPDPSRSVFKPFIFGVGVAQAPQVLSPTFGAQDPVRTLPRFQTQVDRRHTLYRGHQEALGLMESDQDRGQQLQQKQRDLEQEGLEATQGLLAGEWAPPLRELGSLFQAFVKRESQAYA
- the SCRN2 gene encoding secernin-2 isoform X1, with the translated sequence MERPASPQMASSSPDSPCSCDCFVSVPPASAIPAVIFAKNSDRPRNEVQEVVFVPAGTHTPGSRLQCTYIEVEQVSKTHAVILSRPSWLWGAEMGANEHGVCIGNEAVWTKEPVGEGEALLGMDLLRLALERSSSAQEALHVITRLLERYGQGGSCLEDPASFSYHSTFLLADRTEAWVLETAGRLWAAQRIQEGARNISNQLSIGTDISAQHPELRIHAQAKGWWDGQGAFDFAQVFSLTQQPARMEAAKARFQAGRELLRQRQGGITAEVMMGILRDKESGICMDSGGFRTTASMVSVLPQDPTQPCVHFLTATPDPSRSVFKPFIFGVGVAQAPQVLSPTFGAQDPVRTLPRFQTQVDRRHTLYRGHQEALGLMESDQDRGQQLQQKQRDLEQEGLEATQGLLAGEWAPPLRELGSLFQAFVKRESQAYA
- the LRRC46 gene encoding leucine-rich repeat-containing protein 46 isoform X1, yielding MSGGKSAQGPEEGGVCITEALITKRNLTFPEDEELSEKMFHTLDVLQTVRLDREGITTIRNLEGLQNLHSLYLQGNKIQQIENLACIPSLRFLSLAGNQIRQVENLLDLPCLQFLDLSENLIETLKLDEFPQSLLILNLSGNSCTNQDGYRELVTEALPLLLDLDGQPVMERWISDEEDEASSDEEFPELSGPFCSERGFLKELEQELSRHREHRQQAALTEHLLRMEMQPTLTDLPLLPRVPMAGDSSPSATPGQGEETVPEAVSSPQASFPTKKPCSLIPRGHQSSLWGRKEARAATAPKASVAEAPSTTKTTAKRSKK